The Anguilla anguilla isolate fAngAng1 chromosome 4, fAngAng1.pri, whole genome shotgun sequence genome has a window encoding:
- the LOC118225272 gene encoding thiamine transporter 2-like: MRCWSSQERCGWIYPTVVLCTFGFFTMMRPAEPFLTSFLIGPYKNLTMEQVSRKVFPVWTYTNLFFLIPVFLLTDIFRYKPFVVMQGLANVLAWLLLLFGSGLKSVQLALFSYGLALAMEVGYMSYIYSVVHKEHYQKVTSYSRGAVLLGYAVGSLLGQILVSFGISLYCLNVITLSFLSFTPFISLLLPMPRKILLSRSPNIDLSPNSRYYIYAAYFATIAMIFLIRGVYTLLHLRRNLSDDGSSIHTNNERSSHLPENSQL; encoded by the exons ATGAGGTGCTGGAGTTCTCAGGAAAGATGTGGCTGGATTTACCCCACTGTAGTGTTATGTACTTTTGGATTCTTTACAATGATGAGACCAGCAGAACCTTTCCTTACTTCCTTTCTAATCGGGCCCTACAAAAACCTAACAATGGAACAG GTTTCAAGAAAGGTGTTTCCAGTATGGACATACACCAACCTTTTCTTCTTGATCCCTGTGTTTTTACTGACAGACATTTTCAGATACAAACCATTTGTGGTTATGCAAGGACTGGCCAACGTGTTGGCTTGGCTCTTGTTATTATTTGGTTCTGGACTGAAGTCTGTTCAATTGGCATTGTTCAGCTATGGCCTGGCTTTGGCAATGGAAGTGGGATACATGTCCTATATTTATAGTGTCGTCCATAAAGAGCACTACCAGAAAGTAACCAGTTATTCCAGGGGAGCTGTACTCCTGGGATATGCAGTTGGTTCTCTCTTGGGTCAAATCCTCGTATCTTTTGGAATATCCCTCTATTGTCTTAATGTCATCACCCTGAGCTTTCTCTCCTTCACCCCATTTATATCCTTGCTGCTGCCTATGCCACGGAAAATCTTGCTGTCTAGGAGCCCAAACATAGACCTTTCGCCAAATTCAAGA TACTATATCTATGCCGCATACTTTGCAACCATCGCTATGATTTTCCTGATTCGAGGAGTATACACTTTGCTTCATCTGAGGCGCAATCTGTCAGATGATGGAAGCTCCATTCACACTAACAATGAGAGAAGTTCGCACCTACCTGAAAATTCCCAGCTGTGA